The following are from one region of the Rhizobacter sp. AJA081-3 genome:
- a CDS encoding alpha/beta fold hydrolase → MDLVVDGRKAYAYTGGKPFDAALPCIVFVHGALHDHSVWNLLARWFAHHGHAVLAVDQPAHGRSEGPPLPSVEALADWTLALLDAAGVRQAAFVGHSMGSLVGLEAAARAPQRVSRLVMVATAYPMKVSDALFATAREQPLRAIDMVNVFSHSSIASKPSFPGPGMWLHGGNRALMRRMLAGAPGLDGSNLFEHDFRICDRYANGLQAAGKVRCPVTFVLGERDQMTTPKNTRDIAGALHAHIVTLPAGHTLMTEVPDGVLNALREALARPVERS, encoded by the coding sequence ATGGACCTCGTCGTCGACGGCCGCAAGGCCTACGCCTACACCGGCGGCAAGCCGTTCGACGCGGCCCTGCCCTGCATCGTGTTCGTTCACGGCGCGCTGCATGACCACAGCGTTTGGAACCTGCTGGCGCGCTGGTTCGCGCACCACGGCCACGCGGTGCTCGCGGTGGACCAGCCGGCGCATGGCCGCAGCGAAGGGCCGCCGCTGCCGAGCGTCGAGGCGCTGGCCGACTGGACGCTGGCGCTGCTCGATGCTGCCGGCGTGCGGCAAGCCGCCTTCGTCGGCCACAGCATGGGCTCGCTGGTCGGACTGGAGGCCGCCGCCCGCGCGCCGCAACGTGTGAGCCGCCTGGTGATGGTGGCCACCGCCTACCCGATGAAGGTGTCGGACGCACTCTTCGCGACGGCGCGCGAGCAGCCGCTGCGGGCGATCGACATGGTCAACGTGTTCTCGCACTCCAGCATCGCCAGCAAGCCGTCGTTTCCCGGTCCGGGCATGTGGCTGCATGGCGGCAACCGCGCCCTGATGCGTCGCATGCTCGCCGGCGCGCCGGGCCTGGACGGCAGCAACCTGTTCGAGCACGACTTCCGCATCTGCGACCGCTACGCCAACGGCCTGCAGGCTGCCGGGAAGGTGCGATGCCCGGTGACGTTCGTGCTGGGCGAACGCGATCAGATGACAACGCCGAAGAACACGCGCGACATCGCCGGGGCGCTTCATGCCCACATCGTCACACTCCCCGCCGGGCATACCCTGATGACCGAGGTGCCGGACGGGGTGTTGAATGCCTTGCGGGAGGCCCTGGCCCGCCCCGTGGAGCGATCATGA
- a CDS encoding DUF962 domain-containing protein translates to MSTAAADPKAMKTFAEFYPFYLSEHSNRTCRRLHFVGSTLALVCLGMLLATGRPQYLLYGLLCGYGCAWIGHFGFEKNKPASFKRPLFSFMGDWVMYKDIWTGRIPF, encoded by the coding sequence ATGAGCACAGCCGCCGCCGATCCCAAGGCGATGAAGACCTTCGCCGAGTTCTATCCCTTCTACCTGAGCGAGCACAGCAACCGCACCTGCCGGCGGCTGCATTTCGTCGGCTCGACGCTGGCGCTCGTCTGCCTGGGCATGCTGCTGGCCACCGGCCGGCCGCAGTACCTGCTCTACGGCCTGCTGTGCGGCTACGGCTGCGCATGGATCGGCCACTTCGGCTTCGAGAAGAACAAGCCGGCCTCCTTCAAGAGGCCGCTGTTCAGCTTCATGGGCGACTGGGTGATGTACAAGGACATCTGGACCGGCCGCATCCCGTTCTGA
- a CDS encoding O-acetylhomoserine aminocarboxypropyltransferase — MPGAADPGFDTLALHAGAAPDLATGARAVPIHLTTSFVFESSEHAASLFNLERAGHVYSRISNPTNAVLEERVAALEGGVGAIATASGQAALHLAVATLAGAGSHIVSSSALYGGSHNLLHYTLSRFGIETTFVKPGDIDGWRAAIRPNTKLLFGETLGNPGLDVLDIPTVSALAHEHKLPLLVDSTFTTPWLMKPFNHGADLVFHSATKFLSGHGTVIGGVLVDSGQFDWDRSGRFPELSQGYIGFHGMVFSEESTVGAFLLRARREGLRDFGACMSPHTAWLILQGIETLPLRMARHVENARKVVAFLAAHPLVSSVGYPELEGHPSHALAKKLLPRGCGSVFSFDIKGSRAQGRAFIESLKLFSHLANVGDCRSLVIHPASTTHFRMDDDALARAGISPGTIRLSIGLEDADDLIDDLKRALKVAEKAVA, encoded by the coding sequence ATGCCCGGAGCCGCGGATCCCGGATTCGACACCCTCGCGCTGCATGCCGGCGCCGCGCCCGATCTGGCCACGGGCGCGCGAGCGGTACCGATCCACCTGACGACATCGTTCGTCTTCGAGTCCAGCGAGCATGCCGCTTCGCTGTTCAACCTGGAGCGCGCCGGCCACGTCTACAGCCGCATCTCCAACCCCACCAACGCGGTGCTGGAGGAGCGCGTGGCGGCGCTCGAGGGCGGCGTGGGCGCCATCGCCACGGCCAGCGGCCAGGCCGCGCTGCACCTGGCGGTGGCCACGCTGGCCGGCGCCGGCTCGCACATCGTCAGCTCGAGCGCGCTGTACGGCGGCTCGCACAACCTGCTGCACTACACGCTGTCGCGCTTCGGCATCGAGACGACATTTGTCAAGCCGGGCGACATCGACGGCTGGCGCGCCGCGATTCGCCCGAACACGAAGCTGCTGTTCGGCGAAACGCTGGGCAATCCGGGCCTGGACGTGCTGGACATCCCCACCGTCTCAGCCCTGGCCCATGAGCACAAGCTGCCACTGCTGGTCGATTCCACCTTCACCACGCCGTGGCTGATGAAGCCCTTCAACCACGGCGCCGACCTCGTCTTCCATTCGGCGACCAAGTTCCTCTCCGGCCACGGCACGGTGATCGGCGGCGTGCTGGTGGACAGTGGCCAGTTCGACTGGGACCGTTCCGGCCGCTTCCCCGAGCTGTCGCAGGGCTACATCGGCTTCCATGGCATGGTGTTCAGCGAAGAGAGCACCGTCGGCGCCTTCCTGCTGCGCGCGCGCCGCGAGGGCCTGCGCGACTTCGGTGCCTGCATGAGCCCGCACACGGCGTGGCTGATCCTGCAGGGCATCGAGACCTTGCCGCTGCGCATGGCACGGCACGTCGAGAACGCACGCAAGGTGGTGGCCTTCCTGGCCGCCCATCCGCTGGTGTCGTCGGTCGGCTATCCCGAGCTCGAAGGCCACCCGAGCCACGCGCTGGCGAAGAAGTTGCTGCCGCGCGGCTGCGGTTCGGTGTTCAGCTTCGACATCAAGGGCTCGCGCGCCCAGGGCCGGGCCTTCATCGAATCGTTGAAGCTCTTCTCTCACCTGGCCAACGTGGGCGACTGCCGCTCGCTCGTGATCCACCCGGCTTCGACCACGCACTTCCGCATGGACGACGACGCCCTCGCGCGGGCTGGCATCTCGCCCGGCACGATCCGCCTGTCGATCGGCCTGGAAGATGCAGACGACCTCATCGACGACCTCAAGCGCGCGCTGAAGGTCGCCGAGAAGGCGGTGGCCTGA
- a CDS encoding CBS domain-containing protein has product MKVSDILRVKGGTLFTANPEEGLALGLKTMADRDIGSLVVMDHGELVGMLTFREVIAAVVKNGGTVGSSTIRSVMDDHPLTCTPETEIDEVRRMMLERHARYMPVMDQRTLMGVISFYDVAKAVVDSQDFENRMLKAYIRDWPVDEPGAQSAST; this is encoded by the coding sequence ATGAAGGTCAGCGACATCCTGCGCGTCAAGGGAGGTACGCTCTTCACGGCCAACCCGGAAGAAGGGCTGGCGCTCGGCCTGAAGACCATGGCCGACCGCGATATCGGCTCGCTGGTCGTGATGGACCACGGCGAACTGGTGGGCATGCTGACCTTCCGCGAAGTCATCGCGGCCGTCGTCAAGAACGGTGGCACGGTGGGCAGCAGCACCATCCGCAGCGTGATGGACGACCACCCGCTGACCTGCACGCCCGAGACCGAGATCGACGAGGTGCGCCGCATGATGCTCGAGCGGCATGCGCGCTACATGCCGGTGATGGACCAGCGCACGCTGATGGGCGTGATCTCGTTCTACGACGTGGCCAAGGCAGTGGTCGACAGCCAGGATTTCGAGAATCGCATGCTCAAGGCCTACATCCGCGACTGGCCGGTCGACGAGCCCGGCGCGCAATCCGCGTCGACCTGA
- a CDS encoding efflux RND transporter periplasmic adaptor subunit, with protein sequence MHKAWWLGGVGLLVVAAALGAAKVSGVAFGAKDAPKVEPTLEFTPREVVQPTLASLPLQLEFSGALVAPQSAVVRAKAAGTLLSLVVGEGSRVRAGQPLGQIDLSDIGSRVAERQAAVESARAQFVQAQRTHASNQGLADQKFISPNALDSSRTALDAARAGLDAAQAQLSTARLGLREAALVAPIAGLVSKRHVLPGEKLAMEQPVLTLVDLATLELAGSVGTHEVALLAPGMPVQLRIEGLEQPVTGRIERIAPAAEPGTRSIGVTVSVANPKERLRAGQYAVAQVTLADTAQRLTVPLAAVGGQAGQPQVWVIDNGVLARRAITIGRRDEALGRVEVVSGLATGVQVLAARFDNLREGAKAVVVARASAVASAAASSNLR encoded by the coding sequence ATGCACAAGGCCTGGTGGCTGGGCGGGGTGGGTTTGCTGGTGGTGGCGGCGGCGTTGGGCGCCGCCAAGGTGTCCGGGGTCGCCTTCGGCGCCAAGGACGCGCCCAAGGTCGAGCCCACGCTCGAGTTCACGCCCCGAGAGGTGGTGCAGCCCACGCTGGCGAGCCTGCCGCTGCAACTGGAGTTCTCCGGCGCGCTTGTCGCCCCGCAGAGTGCCGTGGTGCGCGCCAAGGCGGCTGGCACGCTGCTCTCGCTGGTGGTGGGTGAGGGCAGCCGGGTGCGCGCCGGGCAGCCGCTCGGGCAGATCGACCTGTCCGACATCGGCAGCCGCGTGGCTGAGCGCCAGGCTGCCGTCGAGTCGGCGCGCGCGCAGTTCGTGCAGGCACAGCGCACCCACGCATCGAACCAGGGCCTGGCCGATCAGAAGTTCATCTCGCCCAATGCCCTGGACAGCTCGCGCACGGCGCTCGACGCAGCGCGCGCCGGGCTCGACGCCGCGCAGGCGCAGCTGAGCACCGCGCGCCTGGGCCTGCGCGAGGCGGCGCTGGTGGCGCCGATCGCCGGGCTGGTCAGCAAGCGGCACGTGCTGCCCGGCGAGAAGCTGGCGATGGAGCAGCCGGTGCTGACCCTGGTCGACCTGGCCACGCTGGAGCTGGCTGGCAGTGTCGGCACGCACGAGGTGGCGCTGCTGGCGCCGGGCATGCCGGTGCAACTGCGCATCGAGGGACTCGAGCAGCCGGTGACCGGCCGGATCGAGCGCATCGCGCCGGCGGCCGAGCCGGGCACGCGCTCGATCGGCGTGACGGTGAGCGTGGCCAACCCGAAGGAGCGGCTGCGGGCCGGCCAGTACGCGGTGGCGCAGGTGACGCTGGCCGACACCGCGCAGCGCCTGACGGTGCCGCTGGCCGCCGTCGGCGGGCAGGCCGGGCAGCCGCAGGTCTGGGTGATCGACAACGGCGTGCTGGCACGACGCGCAATCACCATCGGGCGCCGCGACGAGGCGCTGGGCCGCGTCGAGGTGGTCTCGGGCCTGGCCACCGGCGTGCAGGTGCTCGCCGCCCGCTTCGACAACCTGCGCGAAGGCGCCAAGGCGGTCGTCGTGGCGCGCGCCTCTGCGGTCGCCTCGGCGGCCGCCTCTTCCAACCTGCGCTGA
- a CDS encoding GGDEF domain-containing protein: MPEPHDIPASTLERLVDVVALPIGRWDADARLVFCNRPYQLWSGRTRDELIGQTLAQLYGDEAWERARPAFERAFRGATTSYERLLRHGTLTGRWARIQVFPDADASGQVHSVYTIATDIHEDVTAREALIAARVRLDRFTENIPNPLTYVDREFVLRFVNKAYCEMVGKPADQLLGRHIGAVRGQRRWAEHEPHFRRALEGKTVQYTRLVDGLANNLTGGPRWLRTSYVPDFDAEGQVVGLYTVTIDVHDLTVAQEQLRRSVERDVLTDVLSRRTMMDRIEAALVTAVHDPVALFFVDLDGFKSVNDRLGHREGDALLIKVAQALQSSVRADDAVGRFGGDEFLVLASVRGQAGARALALHMLEAVRRVSAGVPGGGVSASIGYAIAPADAQHPLKLLQCADDAMYAAKRLGKDRVQHTAERSSAPSDPATH, translated from the coding sequence ATGCCCGAACCGCACGACATTCCCGCCAGCACGCTCGAACGGCTCGTCGACGTCGTTGCCCTGCCGATCGGGCGCTGGGATGCCGATGCCCGCCTCGTGTTCTGCAACCGGCCCTACCAGCTGTGGTCGGGCCGCACGCGCGACGAACTGATCGGCCAGACGCTCGCGCAGTTGTACGGCGACGAAGCCTGGGAACGCGCCCGGCCGGCCTTCGAGCGCGCCTTTCGCGGTGCCACCACTAGCTACGAGCGCCTGCTGCGCCACGGCACGCTGACCGGCCGCTGGGCGCGCATCCAGGTGTTCCCCGACGCCGATGCGAGCGGGCAGGTGCACTCGGTGTACACCATCGCCACCGACATCCACGAAGACGTGACCGCGCGCGAAGCGCTGATCGCCGCGCGCGTGCGGCTGGATCGCTTCACCGAGAACATCCCGAACCCGCTGACCTACGTCGACCGCGAGTTCGTGCTGCGCTTCGTCAACAAGGCCTATTGCGAGATGGTGGGCAAGCCGGCCGACCAGCTGCTGGGCCGCCACATCGGCGCGGTGCGCGGGCAGCGCCGCTGGGCCGAGCACGAACCGCACTTCCGCCGCGCGCTCGAAGGCAAGACGGTGCAGTACACGCGCCTCGTCGATGGCCTGGCCAACAACCTGACCGGCGGCCCGCGCTGGTTGCGCACCAGCTACGTGCCCGACTTCGACGCCGAGGGTCAGGTGGTGGGCCTGTACACCGTGACCATCGACGTTCACGACCTCACGGTCGCGCAGGAGCAGCTGCGCCGCAGCGTCGAGCGCGACGTGCTCACCGACGTGCTCAGCCGCCGCACGATGATGGACCGCATCGAAGCGGCGCTGGTCACCGCGGTGCACGACCCGGTGGCGCTGTTCTTCGTCGACCTCGACGGCTTCAAGTCGGTGAACGACCGGCTCGGCCACCGCGAGGGCGATGCCTTGCTGATCAAGGTGGCGCAGGCGCTGCAGTCCAGCGTGCGCGCAGACGATGCCGTCGGCCGCTTCGGCGGCGACGAGTTCCTCGTGCTCGCCTCGGTGCGCGGCCAGGCCGGCGCCCGTGCCCTGGCGCTGCACATGCTCGAGGCGGTGCGCCGCGTCAGCGCCGGCGTGCCCGGTGGCGGGGTCAGCGCGAGCATCGGCTATGCGATCGCGCCCGCCGACGCACAGCATCCGCTGAAGCTGCTGCAATGCGCCGACGATGCGATGTACGCCGCCAAGCGGCTCGGCAAGGACCGCGTGCAGCACACTGCGGAGCGCAGCAGCGCACCCAGCGACCCGGCCACGCACTGA
- the aroC gene encoding chorismate synthase — protein MSGSTFGELFRVTNFGESHGPAIGCVIDGCPPGMALSEADIQPELDRRRPGTSRHVTQRNEPDSVEILSGVYEGKTTGTPICLLIRNTDQRSKDYGNIVQTFRPGHADYTYQQKYGLRDPRGGGRSSARLTAPMVGAGAVARKWLAQQYGTSFSGYMTQIGDLEIPFEGEQHIPDNPFFAANASDIARLEAYMDELRKAGDSCGARIAVVARQVPVGLGEPLFDKLDADIAYAMMGINAVKGVEIGAGFASVAQRGTTHGDELTPQGFASNNAGGVLGGISTGQDITVSIAIKPTSSIRSPRRSIDLAGQPATVETFGRHDPCVGIRATPIAEAMLALVLMDHALRHRAQCGDVRSTLAAIPGHIV, from the coding sequence ATGTCCGGCAGCACCTTCGGCGAACTGTTCCGCGTCACCAACTTCGGCGAGTCGCATGGGCCTGCCATCGGTTGCGTCATCGACGGCTGCCCGCCGGGAATGGCGTTGTCGGAGGCCGACATCCAGCCCGAGCTCGACCGCCGCCGCCCGGGCACCAGCCGGCATGTGACGCAGCGCAACGAGCCCGACTCGGTGGAGATCCTTTCCGGCGTGTACGAGGGCAAGACCACCGGCACGCCGATCTGCCTGCTGATCCGCAACACCGACCAGCGCAGCAAGGACTACGGCAACATCGTCCAGACCTTCCGGCCCGGGCATGCCGACTACACCTATCAACAGAAATACGGCTTGCGCGACCCGCGCGGCGGCGGGCGCTCCTCGGCGCGGCTGACGGCGCCCATGGTCGGCGCCGGCGCCGTGGCGCGAAAGTGGCTCGCGCAGCAGTACGGCACGAGCTTCTCCGGCTACATGACGCAGATCGGCGACCTCGAGATCCCTTTCGAGGGCGAGCAGCACATCCCGGACAACCCGTTCTTCGCCGCCAACGCGAGCGACATTGCTCGCCTGGAAGCGTACATGGACGAGCTGCGCAAGGCCGGCGACAGTTGCGGTGCGCGCATTGCCGTGGTGGCGCGGCAGGTGCCGGTGGGCCTGGGAGAGCCGCTGTTCGACAAGCTCGACGCCGACATCGCCTACGCGATGATGGGCATCAACGCCGTCAAGGGCGTCGAGATCGGCGCCGGCTTCGCCAGCGTGGCGCAGCGCGGCACGACCCACGGCGACGAGCTGACGCCGCAGGGTTTTGCCAGCAACAACGCCGGCGGCGTGCTCGGCGGCATCTCCACCGGGCAGGACATCACGGTGAGCATCGCGATCAAGCCCACCAGCTCGATCCGCAGCCCGCGCCGCTCGATCGACCTCGCCGGCCAGCCCGCCACGGTGGAGACCTTCGGCCGCCACGACCCCTGCGTCGGCATCCGCGCCACGCCGATCGCCGAGGCGATGCTGGCGCTGGTGCTGATGGACCACGCGCTGCGCCACCGTGCCCAGTGTGGCGATGTGCGCAGCACGCTGGCTGCCATTCCGGGCCACATCGTCTGA
- a CDS encoding methyl-accepting chemotaxis protein produces the protein MKNRKSWTVAAQLGMAFGVLLALMLMASLVAGWALKSTSASLRTVYEDRTVPLEQLGEIVTFAQRDRVLLMDMLLRPDPANIESRSKEIAKNRERADKRWREYIATFLTEEEKKLIARAEPAMKTYVEAGLKPMLAAIQAGKLDEARQLYVSRISPLSKPMMASTDDLVMLQVDVAKSEFEAATRLDNKMQASLVALTTASMLLGAVLAWQITRRLVRQLGAEPAELAVVAQRIASGDLSNHAQRREMPGSVMEDMSKMRAALVTVVSTVRTGVDSVATASAQIAQGNLDLSSRTEEQASSLQQTAASMEQLTGTVKNSADTARQASTLAEGAASVATRGGQTVHEVVTTMTEIQDSSRRIADIIGVIDGIAFQTNILALNAAVEAARAGEQGRGFAVVAGEVRALAQRSAQAAREIKSLIDDSVTRIDTGSQRVTQAGATMNAIVEEIRRVNTLVGDITSASREQSEGIGQVNVAIAQLDQATQQNAALVEESAAAAASLRAQAERLSGVVAMFTLPATQAA, from the coding sequence ATGAAGAACCGCAAGAGCTGGACCGTGGCCGCACAGCTGGGCATGGCCTTCGGCGTCCTGCTCGCCTTGATGCTGATGGCTTCGCTGGTGGCCGGCTGGGCCCTGAAGAGCACCAGCGCCTCGCTGCGCACTGTCTACGAAGACCGGACCGTGCCGCTGGAGCAGCTCGGCGAGATCGTCACCTTCGCGCAGCGTGACCGCGTCCTGCTGATGGACATGCTGCTTCGCCCGGACCCTGCCAACATCGAGAGCCGCAGCAAGGAGATCGCGAAGAACCGCGAGCGCGCCGACAAGCGCTGGCGCGAGTACATCGCCACTTTCCTCACCGAGGAGGAGAAGAAGCTCATCGCCCGCGCCGAGCCGGCCATGAAGACCTACGTCGAAGCAGGATTGAAGCCGATGCTGGCCGCGATCCAGGCCGGCAAGCTGGATGAGGCGCGGCAGCTCTATGTCAGCCGGATCAGCCCCCTGTCCAAGCCGATGATGGCGAGCACCGACGACCTGGTGATGCTGCAGGTCGACGTGGCCAAGTCCGAGTTCGAGGCCGCCACGCGGCTCGACAACAAGATGCAGGCGAGTCTTGTCGCCCTGACCACCGCCTCGATGCTGCTGGGTGCCGTGCTGGCGTGGCAGATCACCCGCCGGCTGGTACGTCAACTCGGCGCCGAACCCGCAGAACTCGCCGTGGTGGCGCAGCGCATCGCGTCGGGCGACCTGTCGAACCATGCGCAACGCCGCGAGATGCCCGGCAGCGTGATGGAAGACATGTCCAAGATGCGCGCAGCGCTGGTGACCGTGGTGAGCACGGTACGAACGGGTGTCGATTCGGTGGCCACGGCCAGCGCACAGATTGCGCAGGGCAACCTGGACCTGAGTTCGCGCACCGAGGAGCAGGCCTCCAGCCTGCAGCAGACGGCGGCCTCGATGGAGCAGCTCACCGGCACGGTGAAGAACAGCGCCGACACCGCGCGCCAGGCCAGCACGCTGGCAGAGGGCGCCGCCAGTGTGGCCACGCGTGGCGGTCAGACGGTCCACGAGGTGGTGACCACGATGACCGAGATCCAGGACTCGAGCCGCCGCATCGCCGACATCATCGGCGTGATCGACGGCATCGCCTTCCAGACCAACATCCTGGCACTGAACGCGGCGGTGGAGGCCGCACGTGCTGGCGAACAGGGCCGAGGGTTCGCCGTGGTGGCCGGCGAGGTGCGAGCCCTGGCGCAGCGCAGCGCCCAGGCTGCGCGCGAGATCAAGTCGCTGATCGACGACTCGGTGACCCGCATCGACACCGGCAGTCAGCGCGTGACACAGGCCGGCGCGACGATGAACGCGATCGTGGAGGAGATCCGCCGCGTCAACACGCTGGTGGGCGACATCACCAGCGCGAGCCGCGAGCAGAGCGAAGGCATCGGCCAGGTGAACGTGGCCATCGCACAACTCGATCAGGCCACGCAGCAGAACGCGGCGCTGGTGGAGGAGTCGGCTGCCGCCGCGGCGAGCCTGCGGGCTCAAGCCGAACGGCTGTCGGGTGTGGTGGCGATGTTCACCTTGCCGGCCACGCAGGCGGCCTGA
- a CDS encoding methyl-accepting chemotaxis protein: MNQSVSSPQTAERAASSGLIEFFRHHGAWAPGVKLFRRIQFQTKALIILAMLTLPVGVLGWNYFIDKADAIAFTQKEREGVAYAREVLPLVKLAQEQRAVAAAAQLKGGDGTALGAANDAFAAQLKKVEQIEAQIGADIDTGKALAAVKEAAVVVAAGDWSTTYANYSKRVDAVLALLTQAADGSNLTLDPDLDTYYLMDSATAALPVVIEATARLGDRARAVARGMPASADVTHEMVRAEALGDYSDERWAAGMPKVYSLQPALKAELRDEAVRHELHAFHELATSLKSDDAKLAAGATVIDSLRTVQVKTLDKLDVLLEERRARMASQRAWVAVVVVLSLATAAYLFYSFYLVTHGGLREVQKHLEAMTAGDLTTHPRPWGQDEAARLMGSLADMQASLRTIVNRVRGASESIVHSSAEISDGSMDLSARTEQAAANLQQSAAAMDEISSTVQSTADSAQEAATIARSNATMAERGGDIIGSMVTTMEGIHASSTKIGDIIGVIDGIAFQTNILALNAAVEAARAGEAGRGFAVVASEVRALAQRSASAAKEIKDLITVSVDQVSDGAKIVRNAGTTIGEIVDSAHRVNKLLAAIANGANEQATGVSQTTQAVQDLDSMTQQNSALVEQTAAAAASLKEQAVKLAEEVSRFKLPA; encoded by the coding sequence ATGAACCAGTCAGTCAGCTCGCCGCAAACCGCTGAACGCGCAGCTTCCAGCGGCTTGATCGAGTTCTTCCGCCACCACGGTGCCTGGGCGCCGGGCGTGAAGCTGTTCCGACGCATCCAGTTCCAGACCAAGGCACTGATCATCCTGGCGATGCTCACCCTGCCGGTGGGCGTGCTGGGTTGGAACTACTTCATCGACAAGGCGGATGCGATCGCGTTCACGCAGAAGGAGCGCGAAGGCGTGGCCTACGCCCGCGAGGTGCTTCCGCTGGTCAAGCTGGCGCAGGAACAACGCGCCGTGGCGGCTGCCGCACAACTCAAGGGGGGCGACGGCACCGCGCTGGGTGCAGCCAACGACGCGTTCGCCGCCCAGCTCAAGAAGGTCGAACAGATCGAGGCACAGATCGGTGCCGACATCGACACGGGCAAGGCACTCGCGGCCGTCAAGGAGGCCGCCGTGGTGGTCGCCGCCGGCGACTGGAGCACGACCTATGCGAACTATTCGAAGCGGGTCGACGCCGTGCTCGCCCTGCTGACACAGGCCGCCGACGGCTCCAACCTGACGCTCGACCCCGACCTCGACACCTACTACCTGATGGACAGCGCGACCGCCGCCTTGCCCGTCGTCATCGAGGCCACTGCCCGCCTGGGCGACCGGGCCCGCGCCGTGGCGCGCGGCATGCCCGCCTCGGCTGACGTGACGCACGAGATGGTGCGCGCCGAGGCGCTGGGCGACTACAGCGACGAACGCTGGGCAGCGGGCATGCCGAAGGTCTATTCGCTCCAGCCCGCCCTCAAGGCGGAACTGCGCGATGAGGCGGTGCGACACGAACTGCATGCCTTCCACGAACTTGCCACGAGCCTGAAGTCCGACGATGCCAAGCTGGCCGCCGGCGCCACGGTCATCGACAGCCTGCGCACCGTGCAGGTCAAGACACTCGACAAGCTCGACGTCCTGCTCGAGGAGCGCCGCGCCCGGATGGCTTCGCAGCGCGCCTGGGTGGCCGTCGTCGTGGTGCTCTCGCTGGCCACCGCGGCCTATCTCTTCTACTCCTTCTACCTGGTCACCCACGGCGGCCTGCGCGAGGTGCAGAAGCACCTGGAAGCCATGACTGCCGGCGACCTCACCACCCACCCGCGCCCCTGGGGGCAGGACGAAGCAGCGCGCCTGATGGGCTCGCTGGCCGACATGCAGGCCTCGCTGCGCACCATCGTCAACCGCGTGCGAGGCGCGTCCGAAAGCATCGTCCACTCGAGCGCCGAGATCTCCGACGGTTCGATGGACCTGTCCGCGCGCACCGAGCAGGCCGCCGCCAATCTTCAGCAGTCGGCTGCGGCGATGGACGAGATCTCGTCCACCGTGCAGTCCACCGCCGACAGCGCGCAGGAGGCCGCCACCATCGCGCGCAGCAATGCGACCATGGCCGAGCGCGGCGGCGACATCATCGGCAGCATGGTGACGACGATGGAAGGCATCCATGCCTCGTCGACGAAGATCGGCGACATCATCGGCGTGATCGACGGCATCGCCTTCCAGACGAACATCCTCGCGCTGAATGCAGCGGTGGAAGCGGCACGTGCCGGCGAAGCCGGCCGCGGCTTCGCGGTGGTGGCTTCCGAGGTGCGGGCATTGGCGCAGCGCTCGGCCAGCGCCGCCAAGGAAATCAAGGACCTGATCACCGTGAGCGTGGACCAGGTGTCCGACGGCGCGAAGATCGTGCGCAACGCCGGCACCACGATCGGCGAGATCGTCGACAGCGCGCACCGCGTCAACAAGCTGCTCGCAGCCATCGCCAACGGTGCCAACGAGCAGGCCACCGGCGTGAGCCAGACCACCCAGGCCGTGCAGGACCTGGACAGCATGACGCAGCAGAACTCGGCCCTGGTCGAGCAGACCGCCGCGGCGGCGGCCTCGCTGAAGGAGCAGGCCGTCAAGCTGGCCGAGGAAGTGTCCCGCTTCAAGCTGCCGGCCTGA